The following DNA comes from Paraburkholderia sp. PGU19.
CGCTTGACCGTGCTGAACACAGTCGCCGCGACGCGTACCTCGCATCCGCGGTCGACATGGGCGAACTCGAACGCCGCATGCATGCAAGCGAAATTGACTGAGGCACACCCGCCGACGTCCCGATCCAACTTTCTAACTCCCTCAACAACATGGACAGCACAGTCGCGTCGCAAGCCTCGTCATCCGCAAGTTCGGTGATCGCAT
Coding sequences within:
- a CDS encoding DUF3563 family protein, giving the protein MLIYLFQLLRKTLDRAEHSRRDAYLASAVDMGELERRMHASEID